A stretch of Aureispira sp. CCB-E DNA encodes these proteins:
- a CDS encoding TolC family protein: MKFKSIIMAFLWSSPILMLAQQQPIQLDDVVQTAIENNFNIKIAKNNIEVAATNATIGAAGFLPTIDFSGGYTYSNNNSKTTFSGNIPDQNEPAAASHNFNANLNLRYTIFDGLKPVYQLKKSKVDVQLSNTQYQQQIETTIYNVIQAYYNLALLQEDYRIATEKLELTKIQLKRIETQRKYGQGSEVERLNLLTSYNSDSTQLLRLKLNMRQAVRQLNKALGTEEVADDAIVQVDTELDLSLNYETVKEAALKNNLMVISAQQNIEKANLDYQITKTELFPKLNTTITYGYNGSRNDVGIVKTSDAFGPSVNLGLTYTIYGAGAVKRAKIQNRLNIKNQELNLELVQYDIEQSVKDAYSNHENNMALIPLEESNVVISKQSFDRITKAYNLGQASLLDYQRAELNYIQAQKQVITAKYNAKLSEWELRRLAGTIAK; the protein is encoded by the coding sequence ATGAAATTTAAAAGCATCATTATGGCGTTCTTATGGAGTAGCCCTATATTAATGCTAGCTCAACAACAGCCTATTCAATTGGACGATGTCGTTCAAACGGCTATAGAAAATAATTTTAATATTAAAATTGCTAAAAATAATATAGAAGTAGCTGCCACTAATGCCACTATTGGCGCCGCTGGTTTTTTGCCTACCATTGATTTTTCGGGGGGCTATACTTATTCTAATAATAATAGCAAGACGACCTTTTCTGGTAATATTCCTGATCAAAATGAACCCGCAGCAGCTTCTCACAACTTTAATGCAAATCTAAATTTGCGCTATACTATTTTTGATGGTCTAAAACCTGTTTATCAATTAAAAAAGTCAAAGGTAGATGTTCAGTTGAGCAATACGCAATATCAACAGCAGATTGAAACGACTATTTATAACGTCATTCAAGCCTACTACAACTTAGCTTTGTTGCAAGAAGATTATAGAATTGCTACTGAAAAATTAGAGCTAACAAAAATTCAACTCAAGCGCATTGAAACACAACGAAAATATGGTCAGGGTTCTGAAGTAGAACGCTTGAATTTATTGACCTCTTATAACAGCGATAGCACGCAATTGCTACGTCTTAAATTAAATATGCGCCAAGCTGTCCGACAGTTAAATAAAGCTCTAGGAACAGAGGAAGTTGCTGATGACGCTATTGTTCAAGTAGATACAGAACTAGACTTGTCCTTAAACTATGAAACGGTCAAAGAAGCTGCCTTAAAAAATAACTTAATGGTGATTTCAGCTCAGCAAAATATTGAAAAAGCAAACCTTGATTACCAAATAACTAAAACGGAATTGTTTCCTAAACTAAATACAACGATTACGTATGGTTATAATGGTTCTAGGAATGACGTTGGTATTGTAAAAACAAGCGATGCCTTTGGTCCTAGCGTCAATTTAGGATTGACCTATACCATTTATGGTGCAGGTGCGGTCAAACGTGCTAAGATTCAAAATCGCCTAAATATTAAAAATCAAGAACTCAATCTAGAATTGGTTCAATATGATATTGAGCAAAGCGTTAAAGATGCTTATTCGAACCATGAAAACAATATGGCCTTAATCCCTCTGGAAGAGAGCAATGTAGTCATTAGTAAGCAAAGTTTTGATCGTATTACTAAAGCCTACAATTTAGGGCAAGCGAGTCTCTTAGATTATCAACGTGCCGAGCTCAATTATATACAAGCTCAAAAACAAGTCATTACAGCAAAATACAATGCCAAATTATCAGAATGGGAATTGCGTCGCTTAGCAGGTACTATTGCCAAATAA
- a CDS encoding phytanoyl-CoA dioxygenase family protein: protein MLFLEKNGYQLLPLFISEATLQTLQSCSIALEGASPNIRKNVFCHSTSIKPIFKQIETSLKHKGLPCFMTDYCFYLSKSKQENWPLQFHQDINLPAYLQLDHSQKELWLNQGFWVRINLDFNDRQTGALKVIPQSHLKGKNSPFSKEEVVFLDANARDVILFSPLLYHGSDRMQQTAQRRVFQCFFQKSTFNSPQ, encoded by the coding sequence ATGCTTTTCTTAGAAAAAAACGGCTATCAACTGCTGCCCCTCTTTATTTCTGAGGCTACTCTACAAACACTACAATCGTGCAGCATAGCATTGGAGGGGGCTTCACCAAATATCCGAAAAAATGTCTTTTGCCATTCTACTAGTATAAAACCTATTTTTAAGCAAATCGAAACCAGTTTAAAGCACAAAGGATTGCCTTGTTTTATGACAGATTATTGCTTTTATCTATCCAAGTCTAAGCAAGAAAATTGGCCCTTACAATTTCACCAAGACATTAATCTTCCTGCTTATTTACAATTGGATCATTCTCAAAAAGAATTGTGGTTAAATCAAGGCTTTTGGGTGCGAATCAACTTAGATTTCAATGATCGTCAAACGGGTGCCTTAAAAGTAATTCCTCAAAGTCACTTAAAAGGAAAAAACAGTCCTTTTTCTAAAGAAGAGGTTGTCTTTTTAGATGCAAACGCAAGGGATGTTATTTTATTTAGTCCCCTACTCTATCATGGTTCAGATAGAATGCAACAAACTGCTCAAAGGCGTGTTTTCCAATGCTTTTTTCAGAAATCTACTTTTAATTCCCCCCAATAG
- a CDS encoding RNA pseudouridine synthase produces MFQKLKVIEESPSFIVINKRAGLITERNPFEIITVESLVEEYLTTGKRTPYSLERNQVAASKNRKNFKAPTKPKNAAFVGVVHRLDRVTSGTMVFAKKKNSLKKLNDQLSSRKIKKTYLAILENEPPNKAGTLRHYLVKNQKAKRADIFKENKKGSVQCTLSYELLKSSANGHLVKIELQTGRFHQIRAQFGFIGCPIIGDEKYGATKKHLPLAICLHAWQLQFRDPISNEEVLCEAEVPRTRYWQDFSHIL; encoded by the coding sequence ATTGTTATTAATAAAAGAGCAGGTTTAATTACAGAAAGAAATCCTTTCGAGATAATTACAGTAGAATCCTTAGTAGAAGAGTATCTAACAACAGGCAAACGAACTCCATACAGTTTGGAGCGTAATCAGGTTGCTGCATCAAAGAATCGAAAGAACTTCAAGGCACCAACAAAACCTAAAAATGCTGCTTTTGTCGGCGTTGTACACCGTTTGGATCGGGTTACAAGTGGTACCATGGTATTTGCCAAAAAGAAGAATAGCCTTAAAAAACTCAATGATCAGTTGAGTAGTCGAAAAATAAAAAAAACGTATCTAGCTATCCTTGAGAATGAGCCACCAAACAAGGCAGGAACGTTGCGGCACTATTTGGTCAAAAACCAAAAAGCAAAACGAGCAGATATTTTTAAGGAAAATAAGAAAGGTAGTGTACAGTGTACTTTGTCTTACGAGCTTTTAAAATCAAGTGCTAATGGTCACCTTGTCAAAATAGAATTACAGACAGGTCGTTTTCATCAAATTCGAGCGCAATTTGGCTTTATAGGCTGTCCTATCATAGGAGACGAAAAGTATGGTGCCACCAAAAAACACCTTCCTTTGGCTATTTGTTTGCATGCTTGGCAACTGCAATTTAGAGACCCGATTTCAAATGAAGAGGTGCTTTGTGAAGCAGAGGTGCCTAGAACGCGCTACTGGCAAGATTTTTCTCATATATTGTAA
- a CDS encoding DUF998 domain-containing protein, translating into MTTIWQKRCYTLGVFGALQFIILTLVAMLVYPGGTLHEPYLEHYSFLYNFFSDLGRTVTFNHTSNWLTHWIFKTALGIGGTCLMVFFVALPNLFTQPTAKVFGLLTMIFGVLAGASYIGIGQVPWDIDYWGHRLYVRVGFLAFLAMTLFYTLAILREQAYPNRYAVAMAVFAIVLAIQIAIMFYATNAWHSNEALYLQAVAQKVVVYAEILCMLYQSYGALKLVK; encoded by the coding sequence ATGACAACAATTTGGCAGAAACGTTGCTATACTTTAGGTGTTTTTGGTGCCTTGCAATTTATTATATTGACTCTTGTAGCAATGCTAGTTTATCCAGGAGGAACGTTGCACGAGCCTTATCTAGAGCATTATTCCTTTTTATATAATTTTTTTAGTGACTTAGGTCGGACAGTTACGTTTAACCATACTTCCAATTGGTTGACGCATTGGATTTTTAAGACAGCGTTGGGGATAGGAGGAACTTGTTTGATGGTCTTTTTTGTGGCTTTGCCCAATTTATTTACCCAACCTACTGCCAAAGTGTTTGGATTGCTGACTATGATTTTTGGTGTTTTGGCAGGCGCAAGCTATATTGGAATTGGGCAAGTTCCTTGGGATATTGACTATTGGGGACATCGTTTGTATGTGCGAGTAGGTTTTTTAGCGTTTTTGGCGATGACCCTTTTTTATACCTTAGCTATTTTAAGAGAGCAAGCATATCCCAATCGTTATGCTGTTGCAATGGCTGTTTTTGCTATCGTTTTAGCGATACAAATAGCTATCATGTTTTATGCTACCAATGCTTGGCATTCTAATGAGGCTTTGTATTTACAGGCAGTTGCCCAAAAAGTGGTGGTATATGCCGAAATCTTGTGTATGTTATATCAAAGTTATGGTGCTTTAAAATTAGTTAAGTAA
- a CDS encoding efflux RND transporter permease subunit gives MKNAIQYFIKYHITADVLLLLIGILGVLSAINIQRSQFPRVESREIVIETTYIGASPTEVEKGITIKIEEEIDGLEGIKKVSSTSVENLSTVNVEIFSNYKIENVLSDVKNAIDRVNTFPDDAETPVIYKRERTDAAADIMISGDVDLKTLKEFAERAEQELLAKKNISKVIVSGYPDEEIEIAIRENALDAYQLTFEDVARAVQGSNVELTGGNLEMGSTKITIRAENKAYYAEQLENIIIQTSSSGTNILLKDIADIKNQWADVPQREFYNGKPAVKIQVMSRLSEDIITTATESKEFIEEFNNENTIVEAFLLRDGSIGIQQRTELLVNNGLIGFVLVLLLLGLFLKPRIAFWVALSIPISIAGMFIIMPFSTVNINMLSLFGLILVIGILVDDGVVIAENIFQKYEKGIPAKQAAIEGVMEVLPSVISAVITTCWFFMLFFLIEGQMGDFMSNIAFVVICTLLFSLIEGFFILPAHVAHSKDLEHGNKKNVLEKTSTAFFDFLKDKVYGPTLRFCINNKMISISVGIVILVLCGNLVKGGIVKVTFFPNVDQDNVVVALKLPAGTTEEVTQGLLTKIEKEAWKLNTELSAQREDGQMLVQSIARSISNSPNEGSLFISLLDGETRNMLSSDFGNQLRDKVGKVYEAESLTYGQKSIFGAAIQVGFVGENMEELRKAKDEFKEILEADSRLKNVEDNDQKGGLEFHIELLPKARALGVDISTVIRQIRQGYFGYEVQRLQRGTDEVKVWLRYTNQERESFSQLLNMKIRVGQNTYPLKELVKLEQKRVALKISHVNNQAKMEVSASLNDPNASATEIFDEAKDEIVPTILAKHPSVQVIYEGQSERAGDTTSSMKRWLPVILLLVFFTVVLTFRSFFQAAIVLLLIPFAFIGVVTGHWIHNLPISMLSLFGILAVAGVVINDSLVLVSTMNRLLKDGLSFMDAVYEASISRFRPILLTSVTTVAGLLPIVLETSLQAQFVIPMAVSLAYGLLSATFIMLLMLPPLLVVVNNLRRGWRWLWEGEKVAPRAVEPSVLEEEEE, from the coding sequence ATGAAAAACGCAATACAATATTTTATAAAATACCACATCACAGCAGATGTATTGCTGCTTTTGATTGGTATACTGGGAGTGCTTTCTGCTATTAATATTCAACGCAGCCAGTTCCCTAGGGTAGAAAGTCGAGAAATCGTTATCGAAACGACTTATATTGGTGCCTCTCCTACTGAAGTAGAAAAGGGAATTACCATAAAAATAGAGGAAGAAATTGATGGATTAGAAGGGATCAAAAAAGTTAGTTCTACCTCTGTCGAAAACTTATCAACGGTCAATGTTGAAATTTTTAGCAACTACAAAATTGAAAATGTCTTAAGCGATGTCAAAAATGCGATTGACCGAGTCAATACATTTCCTGATGACGCCGAAACGCCTGTTATTTACAAAAGAGAGCGAACAGATGCCGCAGCAGATATTATGATTAGTGGCGATGTTGATTTAAAAACACTCAAAGAGTTTGCAGAAAGAGCAGAGCAAGAATTATTGGCAAAAAAGAACATCTCTAAAGTAATCGTATCGGGCTATCCTGACGAGGAAATCGAGATTGCTATTCGAGAAAACGCTTTAGATGCTTATCAATTAACATTTGAAGATGTTGCCCGTGCTGTTCAAGGTTCCAATGTCGAATTGACGGGAGGAAATCTAGAAATGGGTAGTACTAAAATTACGATTCGTGCAGAAAATAAAGCCTACTATGCCGAGCAACTTGAAAACATTATCATTCAAACAAGTTCTAGTGGTACCAATATTCTCCTAAAAGATATCGCTGATATTAAGAACCAATGGGCAGATGTTCCACAACGAGAATTTTACAATGGCAAACCTGCTGTAAAAATTCAGGTGATGAGTCGTTTGAGTGAGGATATTATTACAACGGCTACCGAATCAAAAGAGTTTATAGAAGAATTTAATAACGAAAACACAATTGTTGAAGCCTTTTTGCTTCGAGATGGAAGTATTGGTATTCAACAACGTACAGAGTTATTGGTCAACAATGGATTGATTGGATTTGTTTTGGTATTGCTACTATTAGGCTTGTTTTTAAAACCAAGAATTGCCTTTTGGGTCGCCTTGAGTATTCCTATTTCTATTGCAGGAATGTTTATAATCATGCCTTTTTCTACAGTTAACATCAATATGTTGTCACTATTTGGGTTAATCTTAGTTATTGGTATTTTGGTAGACGATGGGGTTGTTATTGCTGAAAATATTTTCCAGAAATACGAGAAAGGAATTCCTGCCAAACAAGCCGCCATAGAAGGTGTAATGGAGGTCTTGCCTTCTGTTATCTCTGCTGTTATTACAACTTGTTGGTTCTTTATGCTCTTCTTTTTGATTGAAGGGCAAATGGGAGACTTTATGTCTAATATTGCCTTTGTCGTTATCTGTACCCTACTCTTTTCTCTAATTGAGGGCTTCTTTATCTTGCCTGCACATGTTGCGCATTCCAAAGATTTAGAGCATGGGAATAAGAAAAACGTTCTAGAAAAAACCAGTACCGCATTTTTTGACTTTCTAAAAGACAAAGTTTATGGTCCTACCCTTCGTTTTTGTATCAACAACAAAATGATTTCTATTTCTGTAGGCATTGTTATCTTGGTTCTATGCGGTAACTTAGTAAAAGGAGGGATTGTAAAAGTTACTTTCTTCCCTAATGTAGATCAGGATAATGTAGTGGTTGCCTTAAAATTACCAGCAGGAACAACAGAAGAGGTTACTCAAGGTCTTTTGACAAAAATTGAAAAAGAGGCATGGAAACTAAACACGGAACTATCCGCTCAACGAGAAGATGGTCAAATGCTAGTACAGTCAATTGCTCGTTCTATTAGCAATAGCCCTAACGAAGGAAGCTTGTTTATTTCTCTGTTAGATGGAGAAACTAGAAATATGCTAAGTTCTGATTTTGGAAATCAACTGCGTGATAAGGTTGGAAAAGTCTACGAAGCAGAAAGCTTAACCTATGGGCAAAAATCTATTTTTGGTGCTGCTATCCAAGTCGGTTTTGTTGGTGAAAACATGGAGGAATTGCGCAAAGCAAAAGATGAATTCAAAGAGATTTTGGAAGCCGATAGTCGTCTCAAAAATGTTGAAGACAACGACCAAAAAGGAGGGCTAGAATTTCATATAGAACTATTGCCTAAAGCTCGTGCATTGGGCGTTGATATTTCAACCGTCATTCGCCAAATTCGCCAAGGCTATTTTGGTTACGAAGTGCAACGATTGCAACGTGGCACTGATGAGGTTAAGGTCTGGTTGCGATACACCAACCAAGAAAGAGAATCGTTCAGTCAATTGCTCAACATGAAAATTAGAGTGGGGCAAAATACGTATCCTTTAAAAGAACTGGTCAAACTAGAACAAAAACGAGTGGCGTTGAAGATTTCTCACGTCAATAACCAAGCAAAAATGGAGGTTAGTGCTTCTTTGAACGATCCCAATGCCTCGGCTACAGAAATTTTTGACGAAGCAAAAGATGAAATTGTTCCAACTATCTTGGCAAAACACCCTAGCGTACAGGTTATTTATGAAGGTCAGAGCGAACGAGCAGGTGATACAACCTCCTCCATGAAACGTTGGTTGCCAGTTATTTTGTTACTTGTCTTTTTTACAGTGGTTTTGACTTTCCGTTCGTTCTTTCAAGCGGCAATAGTTTTACTCTTAATTCCATTTGCTTTTATTGGAGTGGTAACAGGACACTGGATTCACAATCTACCAATCAGTATGTTGTCTCTTTTTGGTATATTGGCCGTTGCAGGAGTTGTGATTAACGATAGTTTGGTTTTGGTGAGTACCATGAACCGTTTGTTAAAAGATGGTTTGAGTTTTATGGATGCTGTTTATGAGGCTAGTATTTCCCGCTTCCGCCCAATCTTACTAACTTCTGTTACGACTGTCGCTGGACTACTGCCTATTGTTCTAGAAACCAGTTTGCAAGCACAGTTTGTTATTCCTATGGCGGTATCCTTAGCCTATGGATTATTGTCCGCTACCTTTATCATGTTATTAATGCTGCCACCATTGTTGGTCGTTGTTAATAACCTCCGTAGAGGATGGAGATGGCTTTGGGAAGGAGAAAAAGTAGCGCCTAGAGCTGTTGAACCTAGTGTTCTAGAAGAGGAGGAAGAATAA